The Capsicum annuum cultivar UCD-10X-F1 chromosome 1, UCD10Xv1.1, whole genome shotgun sequence sequence ATGATGTTACACATCGTATTGGAGCTAGATGGATGAAATGGAAGCTCACATCTAGTGTCTTGTGTGATGAGAATGTGCTGCCAAGACTTAAAAGTACGTTTTATAAAGTGGTTATTGGACCAATTATGTTATATGGGGGAGTTGGCCTGTCAAGAACTCGCCCATCCAAAAGATGAACGTAGGGGAAATGGGTTATCTTCAATGCATTTGGAAGACTCTGAAGTCATGAATCTATGTCTATACAGTCTTTTTAAAGTCGTCTGAAAACACATTGCTTTTAAATGATACATAATAATTCTTATATCAGGTGATGTCTGTTGAGAGCCCAGTTTCTGGCAGTTCCTTGAGAAATTGCTCGACCAGAGCATCTGTGGACTGTCAGCCATCAGTTCCAAGGATCAATGAGAGTTTATCGCCAGCATCTTTTGATTCTATTGTAGTCACAGAAAGTGACACGAAGGTTGATAAATTCACAAGTACCAGTCCAATGAATTCTGCAGAATGTTTAGAGGCAGGCCAGGTAAATCAAGTTTGTATAAGCTAAGATGCTGTATGTTAAAAGTAATTCAATGTGGATTTGGGGTTTATAATTTATCATGGTGTAATCAGCCATCTTAACTTTTCACGTCTTTTCATTAGACTGCAATATAGCATTGTTAGTACAACTAATTGAATTGCATAAATTAGAACTTAAGGAGATACAAATCGTGCATAAATGAGAACTTAAAAAGTTACAAGTCGTCCATTCTCCAAATCAGAGGGGAAGAGGAGCCTTGCTAATATATTTGAGTTGTTTAGTATCAGGTTTTATGTTCCTTTTTGAATTTGGGATAATTTTAGATGCGTTTTCTTGTCACCCTATCTATTTGTAAGTGATGTTGACTCGCTTAAATATAATGCAGGAACCTGTGAAATTGACTGTTGGAACCTATAAAATTGAGAGAGTTGGTTATCTGCTGCTCgtgttttctttttcattttttagtatATTGAAGCTACATATAAAGTTATATATGAGGATGTAATTTCTTTTTTCGTTTGTGTCATGTACGCAAATTCTCAGAAGTTTTTGTCGATCTGTGTCTGTGTCATGCTACGTATGCTGCATCTGAGATGACATAGTTGCTGTAGTAACTCCTTGTTCCACTTCCGACATATGTAGTGGTTTTGACTTTTCTCCTAAAAACTACAAGAAGATCTTAATTTTTGGGAGTTTATTTTCAGATCAACTCTTCAAGCTTCAAAGACTGTAGTAGTTTGAGTTTATCTCAGCAGCAGAGAGCAGACTATGTTTTTCTTGATGCAATATGATTGCTTTTATAGTTTATAAGCTATTCTTAATTGAAAGTTTGGATACATTAGTATGTCGGTTGGAAATCTAACGAATTATTTGTTGCAGTTCATGCAAGAACTTCACTGTGGGGAGCATGGAAGTAGTTTTTCAGACACTCAATACGTCCCTGTTTTTGTTATGCTTTCTGTAAGCAGTTTTTTACCTTTACATATTTTTGTTCCTCATTACATGTAAAAGCATGAGGCCAAGCTTTCAGATTTCTATCTCATTTTAATTTGTCTTTCCATGTTCACCATTCGAGATAAAACACAAGGAAACaaattatatatcataaaattgCTGTTATGCGGCATCATATTGATACATATTCCAATTTCAATCTAATTATCCATACTTAAATCATGGTTTTGTTTGTGTCAGAGTGGTGTAATCAACAATTTCTGCCAGTTGATGGATCCTGATGGTGTTAAAGAGGAGTTGCAGCAGCTCAAGTCTTTAAAAATCAATGGTGTTGTGGTAAATTGCTGGTGGGGCATCGTTGAAAGCTGGGTGCCTCAGAAATATGAGTGGTCCGGGTACAGGGAATTGTTTAAAATTATCCGAGATTCCAAGATGAAACTGCAGGTCTTAAACCACTCGTTGTTTATATTATACTCATATTGTTTCCTCAGAATTTCTAATAAGTTTTGATTTAGTCATCCTTTGGTGGAAAGAACCCTGGTCTTTCCTGCTTTAGTCTGTTCTATGGGTTACAAACAATTTACTTTTTGATGCATCATTTCATCTATATTCTGGAATGTTATTCCCCTCATTCCTTGAGGAGAAAGTAACCCAGTTCCCATTTTATGTTCACATTAAGACATTTGTTGACCTTATTTAGGCTATTTATGGGCGGATTCCCAATAATAGAGTGTTTTATGgaatttcttattttatccaCAAAGGTTGTAATGGCATTTCATGAAAATGGAGGAAGTGATACCGGTGGCATGTTCATATCCCTTCCTCAGTGGGTTCTGGAGATAGGTAAAGACAATCAGGATATATTCTTCACTGATCGTCAAGGAAGAAGGAACACCGAATGCCTATCCTGGGGCATTGACAAAGAACGAGTATTAAGAGGTAGAACTGCCATCGAGGTATTAATTTTTCCCTCATTACTTTCAAGAGACAAAAGCTAATATTTCCTGATTCTTTGAAGGGAATCTCTCTCTATAAATATTATCCAATCATGTAAATCATATTGTCAACTGAATAATGAACAATTTGTGTATCTGAGGAACTTTCCACAAGACTAGTTTTAGAAGTGAAAGGTTGTGGCTTTTGTAAATAACAATCTGATTGATATATGATTTTTCCGCTTGATTGTCTTTGCTGATGCCGAGACAAAAGtgaaactaaaaaggaaaaaactatAGTAATCATCTAAATTGTAACTAAATATTAGTTATTTTGATCGCTAGTTTTAAATCCGAAATTGCAGGTTTACTTTGATGTGATGAGAAGCTTCCGCACTGAATTCGATGACTTGTTCACTGATGGTATAATTTCTGCTGTTGAAATTGGACTTGGAGCTTCTGGGGAGCTAAAGTACCCTTCTTTTTCTGAAAGGATGGGATGGAGGTATCCTGGTATTGGTGAGTTTCAGGTATCTGTTATAGGAAGGCTACGACATATAAATTGCTACGTGATTTGGTCATATTACTTGGTCTTCACTGActataattgtaaaaaaacaaTCTTATCTTGTTCTCTGGGTCTGTATGATAATTGTGGTGTACCTGAAAATGCTTAGTTTGATGCTGATTGGTTTTTCATTTAACGCAAGTGAATAGTTTTTATGTAGTTAAATTgccaaataattattttttggggTTCTAAAAGAGAAATTTCATACGATGTAATGGTTTCTATGATATAGTTATCCATCTTGAGTCAACCTGTTGCGTAAAAGTGATGGAGGGACCATCACTTCGATCTATCTTAGATTGTAATATTTCTAGCCAAATGCATTCTCCATTCCGACATGTCTATAATGTAGGGATGGGGAATGCAAAAGGCTTAAATATGATGTGGCAGTTAACTTACAACAGCATGCCATTTTTTCCATTTTGTATTCACATTGGTAtttctgaatattgattaatggCTTGTTTCCTTTTAAACTGGATAACTATTATAGGAGTGTCCTAAACATGGATTTAAAACCCTGTAAGTTGACTTTTTAACTGCATTTATCAGTTTGTTGAATACTggccttttttctttttcctttatttggtCAGTTTTCCCTTTGAACTGTCATCTTATATCTTTGATCAGTGCACTATTGGTTCTTGTTTTCATTATGAAATTCCATTTTGCAGTATTAGTAGATTCTCTAATTGGCTTCAACTTTTCCTGTTTCAGTGCTATGATAAATATTCTCTGCAGAATCTTCGAAAAGCTGCAACATCAAGGGGACACTCTTTCTGGGCCAAGGGACCTGATAATGCTGGTTATTACAATTCTAAGCCACATGAAACTGGATTCTTCTGTGAGCGAGGTGATTATGATAGCTACTATGGGAGATTTTTCCTCCATTGGTATAGACAGGTCTTAATAGATCATGCTGATAATGTTGTCTCCCTGGCAACTCTTGCATTTGAGGGAATGCAGATTGTCGTGAAGGTATGCATAGGGGCTAGATCAGCTCATTATACTTTCTGATCCCTGTTTCGCTTAATTTTCTGTATCTCAACTTTTGTTCTTTTCACAAGTGTCAATATACATCTCTGGTAATCAAAGTTGGTAGTTTATGTTCTTTGTATTCCCAAAAAATGAaagtggcagaaatgcggatgttgcgctggatgtgtgggctgactagaggggatagagttcggaatgagactatccgggagaaggttggtgtgactccagtggagtgcaagatgcgggaagcccgattgagatggttcggacacgtgaagaggaggggcatggatgccccggttcgtaggtgtgagaggctagcgttggatggttttaggcggggtaggggtaggccgaagaagtactggggtgaggtgattaggcgggacatggagcagttacagctcaccgaggacatgaccctagataggaaggtctggaggacgcgaattagggcagaagactagggccggtttgggtcgctagtgtagggaattacttggtggggggttttattcttgttatgattccgtgttccatgttttattacgaatctgtgtgctttcctctgttttctaatacttatgggtgccgtatttatgttatgtaatctagttctgtgctgtactatgagtttgtgtggtatctcgtgacttgagccgggggtctatcggaaatagcctttctacttctttagaggtagaggtatggactgcgtacatcttaccccccagaccccactaggtgggaatacactgggtttgttgttgttgtattcccAACTCAAGAGTTTTTCTTTGCTTTGGTTCAATTTGACCAGTTTTTGAAATGCGATCTCTAAATTCTATGTTTTTTGATTtgaaaactaaataataatactattaaGTAGAAAAATTATAGTAGTAGTTCAAAACATTTAAATGTTTTTGGtcatatataaaatttgattAGCCATCATGAAGGGGAATTTTGATAATCCCTTCTGGTTCAGGGGGagggtttttcattttttttccttttcttgtttaAACGGTTTGTACTCTTGAGAATCACCTatagtttgtttaaattttttaattcatcaaaGTATGTTCAACAACATCATATCCGGTGTAATCCACTGAGGTTTAGGGAGGGTAGGGTGTACCCCTATTACCCTATCTCTTGGGGTAGAGAGTTTGTTTCCCAAAGACACTGGCTCAAATAACGCGTATCAAAGAATATAGAGAAGTAAAGAAAACATAACAGATAATAGAGGAAAATTTCAAAGCATTCAGGTAAACGAAGCatgataaattaatgaaaaacagcACTTGTAACATATTTGCTTCGAGGTATTTGTTGGTATGGAAATTGATTTAGCTGGTGCATGATGATAATGGTGTTCTAGATAGTGAAACAAGTAAATATGTTGTTTGTCTAAAAGATTGACAGCATACTTTTTCCTGGTGAATTGCAATTCTCTTTTTCTGCAGATTCCAGCAATTTATTGGTGGTACAGAACGAGCAGCCATGCTGCAGAGCTCACAGCTGGATATTACAACCCGACAAACCAGGATGGCTATTCTCCAGTTTTTGAGGTTCTCAAAAAGCACTCTGTTACAGTAAAGTTTGTAAACTCAGGGCTTCAAGTTCCAGCAGCTGATGATGCATTGGCAGATCCAGAAGGCTTGAATTGGCAGGTTATTGACTTCTTAGCATCCCTCTGAGAATTCTCTTAGAGAGGCAGTAAAAAGTTTGATTCGGAGATGAAACTCATCTCCTCCACATGCACATGGCACCCTTGGGGAAAAACTTCAGGGACCACAGGTTAATTTGTTCTTTTCTTGAATCCTAAACGCTTTTCTGTTTCTGCAGATCctgaattcagcatgggataaGGAGATTAATGTTGCCGGTCAGAACGCATTTCCATGTTATGATAGAGAAGGATTGATGAGGCTGGTTGAGACTGCAAAGCCTAGAAATGATCCTGATCGTCGCCGTTTCTCTTTTTTTACGTTTCAACAACCATCGCCTTTGGTTCAGAGTGCAATATGTTTCCCGGAACTTGACTACTTCATCAAATGCATGCACGGTATAGTTTTCTAATattatatctttaatttttttcttcgcTAGCTTATGTGAAGCACATATActaaatatgtttgaaataatGCTGTAGAATATgagttattttgtttttttggaaGTACTGAAACACAATTGTAGTTTAAATGCTTTCATTTTTCTTGGTTCAATTCACGGAATACCCCAATTATTACATTTTTCCATGTCATTTCCTATCTACTCAAGTTTTGGTGCACATAGTTACTCATTATCTAGGTGCTACCATTGGTGAGAGGTAGTGGAATAGTCGAGGTGTGCAGGTTCATTCGGACATCACCATCATCCAAAAAAACAAATACATGTAAACCTGATAATAGAAATTTATTCATTGTAATTTCATAACCATACTCTTTTAGTGTCATTCTTGGACTATTTTTcattgagccgagggtctatcgggaACGACCTTTCTACCTCTGAGGTTGGgttaaggtctgcgtacactctaccacTCTGCCTTCCCCAGAGCTTACTTTATGGGATTGTATtgcgtatgttgttgttgtactctcGTTATCTCATTCTTTGGACTATTTTTCCTTGAGTCaagggtttatcgaaaacaaCATTTCTACCTTTGAGGTAGGgttaaggtctgcatacactctaccttcCCTGGACCATACTTGATGGGATTaaattgggtatgttgttgtactCTCGTAGTCTCATTCAGGGATCAGAAAAGAAGTTAAAACTCTTGGTTAGAGGTCTCAATGGGGTAAGATTAAAATGCTTTTACTTTGTTTATAGTGATGAATCTTACCAGATACATTCATATACACAATGTTCGAGTTTTCTGAGTTGGAGGATTCCTAACTCTCACTAACTTGGtatgcatttttctttttcttttttcaggaGAAATCAACTATGTGGACTCTTAAGTCATCATAGAATCTTTGGTTGAAAATTGAAATGAAGAGGGAATCTTTATTTACTTCCAAGACTTGTCCTCTGTACTATCAAATGTATATGGCAATTTATGTAAAATGTAAATGGAATTCAGCtgatttatatataaattacacACTATAAGTCACCATTTCTACTATGTCTGTCTCCAAGTTGAAGAGAAACAAGTAgctctttattttttcaacaccgtcatataaattgaaatagataCATGGTTTAACTTATAGATACCATAAAATGGATAAGTACTTAATAGGAAAATGATGGGATGTATAGTACAAGACCCCAAGTACCTTAACTATAGCTTTGCAGTGAGAAGCTTAATCGAATGTTTTGGATTGGTGGGAGGTGACGACACACAACAACCAATTTTGATTTAATCACTCCCAAAACAGCATCGATGAGGTGGAAAGGCAGAAAAAGCCTTAAATCCTTGAAATTATGTGGAGTTCTTTCATATCTTTGAAGGTCATCTTGTTGACAACATCTTGAAATTTTTTCATGGCCACTGGAGGCAAACTTATAGCTACTAAAATACCCCTTTCATTCCTATTTTTAACAGGTACACCAAAACTCATGAAAGATATAGCTTTTGGAACCCCTCCAAAAATGGGCTTTCCCCATCCAAAatcaaattcatcaaatccaaCAGATCTGTTATCCGAGACTAGAAAATTCCAAGATTTTGTCAACTGTGGTCTCCCTTTAATAGCTACTAAGTCTGTTATTGATTTAATGTATTCTTCATTCGCATGATCTTTAAGTTTCTTGATTAGTTCAACTGCAAATGACAGTGGATTTGAACATAACAATCCCGCTTTTGATACTGCAGCTGGTGTAATGAAAGCATTTCCATAATATCCAGATGGCAATTTCAATTTTAGTGACTTTCCACGTATGTTAATAAGGTACGTTAAATGAACAATTTCTTCGGGCTGCAAACTAAGTGCAATGGTACGACATTTCCATAAAAACGCCACTAATAACTCGAATTTTGTACTTCTACAATTTGAAGAAACTTGATTTTTAATAGCTTCCATCTCCTTATTTCCAAAGAAAAATGATTGTTGTGTCAACTTATCTTCCATAAATTCCCATGCAATTCTTGATTCAATTTGCTCATCAAACTCATGGTGAGTACATGTAATGCATGGGGATGATCTTGCACTTAGAAGATCCCTTTGCCATACAGGTAGTATGGAAGGTGCAGAAGCTCCTTGAATTAATTCACTTAATGCATTTAGAAACATTTTGAGTCCATAAGCATCCATCATAGTGTGATTAAGTCTCAATCCAACAGCAAATCCCCCACAACTAAAACGGGTCACCTATGCAAAGAGAtatattagtttaagaatttgacttttttaCTTGACTGACAGTATAAAAGAATTTACAATACGTTATCAAGTAGCCACAAAAAAAGTTATCACTTATCTAAAGTAGAACTAGCAACATGAAAATAAGGAATATCACATACTTTATCGTTTTCGATTTATATTAGTTAAATCATATAACACAAAAATTTCTCCTCTGCTTGTTTGAATCTTCAATTATGCACTTAGACTTTGTTGGGACCTATTACCTCTTATACTTTTGCAGAATGGAATAAGAAACTTTACATACATGACACATGTGGGTTGTGGCATGTCTTGTGTTCATTTGCCTTGTTTAAAATGCCTTGCATTCATTTGACTTGTTTAAACATAAAGTGCAGGTATGTAGGTTTAAACATAAAGTGCAGGTATGTAGGgtaaactttttttttatgtGCACGTACATTTTTGaaaccatagacataaggaaagcTTAAAAAGTTAGgggttaaaaaaattattaaaacctTAAGTCTATTGTTCTTGCATATGTTTTTCGAATCCCTTTATTAGGCTTCATTCCTAGCTCCACCACTAGGCATGGAGTATtctaaaccatacatatataggTGTGAGTTCGACTTCAATTGGATTTTTAATTAAGAAACATGAGGGAAATTTATTGAATATTGTTTACCTGAACTAACAAAAGAGGGCAACCAATTATCCCATCAGAATCAGGAACATTGTGTAGTAGTAAATCCAAGTATGGACATGGTGGCTTAATGGAGTCACCTAACTTTTCAAGTTCCACATTAGCATCAGCTTCAACAAACAAGACCCCTTCACCATTGCAATTCACCATAAGCTTCCTATTAGGCCCTTCAACGAGCCTACCAGCTAATGGATAGTAAAACACTAGTGTTTTAGACAATCCATCTTTGATACATTTTGCAGGATCTTTTTCTTTCATTGaagaattatatttataaaacatTATTATGGGAATTTGGAAACGAGTACTTCCTTGATCATCTATTTCAGAAAGATATTTAGTCTCGCGAGGTGTTTCTATTGCTGGAATTACTAATTTTGGCTTGTGATGTGTTATTGAAATGGACATGGTGTGTGTCATACTTGCTATTTGCTAAAAGAAAGAATAGTGTATGATGAGAATGGTTTCTGAAATATATCTTGTAATAAAAGTATGTTGTCTTGGTATGCAGTTAGAGTTCAGATTTATAGTGTCAAATTGGGTCCTTGCATTTCACACCCAaagtttcttttgttttttaactTGCACCcaatcttatttatttttataatttataccCTAACCGCTTGGGTCCCTTGCATTTTACACCTCAaggtgtcttttttttttaatttacaccttattctatttttttttacaatttacacCCTAACCTTTGTATTTCCTTACAAaacagtaaaattatttttttaataatttttttatgagggcaaaataggaataacaatatactccctccgtttcattttactcATTTCAATTTGACAttacacattgattaagaaaaataattaataacatgattattttaccatagtacctttattaaataatgtttacattttaatttaaagataaaacaattaatactaaggtaaaaaagaaaaaaaattgtcttgtcttgattaatgaaaaataacaagtaaaatcaaaaatcaaattaaaaaatttgggacgagtaaaatgaaacggaggaagtattattttttaaaataaatttatttaatttttagtgtgGGAAGTTAGATGAAAAATTTGCAAACTCAAACTTTTAGAAAATTTCAAACGAATGTCATCTGAGTTAAGAGAAGATTGATATTGCAGAACTAGTGATAGAggaaaacattgttaaagacaaaattccatcaattcatatgttatattttttgcTTTATCCTTAACTACTGCTATTCTATTCATTTTCCCTAAATATTTTGATCCTTTCTTTacgttattattttctttctgaCAGGTAGTATAGGTGATTATGATTGCGTTAATATAGATATGGCTTCAAAAATTTCACTGCATCGTACTTTCACCATTCAGAAGCAACGCCACTACGAAATTTTAGCAGTTACAAATTAAAGTGAGAATACTTATCACATGACAATAGTTAGATGATAAATGTGAATGCAAGAACATATCTTGAAAGTTCGttacactaaaaattaaataaatttatcttaaaaaataatacttcctccgttccattttactcgttccaaatttcctaattcgatttTTTATTatacttgttatttttcattaatcaagacacgacaattttttttccctttttaaccttagtattaattgttttatctccaaattaaaatgtaaacattatttaataaaggtactatggtaaaatagtcatgttattaattatttttcttaatcaatgtgcaatgTCAAATTGGAACGAGTAAAatagaacggagggagtatattgttatttctattttgcccttattaaaaaataattttattattttgtaagaaaataaagaggTTAAGatgtaaattgtaaaaaaaaaatatgataagatGTAAGTTAGAAAAAGGAAGACACCTTGGGGTGTAAAATGCAAGGGACCAAGAGGTTAGagtataaattataaaaataaatagaataggatGCAAGTTAAAGAAAAACACTTTGAAATATAAAATGCAAGGGACCGTTAAATTGCATTAAGAAGAAACGCGTACCGGATGGACTTCGTGAAAATAAATTAGATGCATTGTTGTTGTAGTAAGATACATGTACGTGATGGATTCTCCATCACAAAATGTGGTGATGGATTCTCCATCACAAAATGTGGCGATGGATAAGTTGGGACCTCCGCTCTTGCTATTTTGTGGTTGATTAACATGTGTAAGAGTCCTTTtcaaaagaagaggaaaaaacgAAAAGTATTATTCTCTCTGTATTAAATTGATTGACTTGTTTTGATTCGATcaatacaaaatatacaaaaataaaaatatttttaaattttatggtctCAAACTAAATATATATCAAA is a genomic window containing:
- the LOC107849925 gene encoding beta-amylase 8 gives rise to the protein MKRTHATMSNHHHISNTQQDPNPQFADPNNDPNPNPQSHLRRPRGFAATNSITTAAAAGTGTTTNKSRKEREKEKERTKLRERHRRAITSRMLAGLRQYGNYQLPVRADMNDVLAALARQAGWIVEPDGTTFRQSPNNTTNNMVMSVESPVSGSSLRNCSTRASVDCQPSVPRINESLSPASFDSIVVTESDTKVDKFTSTSPMNSAECLEAGQFMQELHCGEHGSSFSDTQYVPVFVMLSSGVINNFCQLMDPDGVKEELQQLKSLKINGVVVNCWWGIVESWVPQKYEWSGYRELFKIIRDSKMKLQVVMAFHENGGSDTGGMFISLPQWVLEIGKDNQDIFFTDRQGRRNTECLSWGIDKERVLRGRTAIEVYFDVMRSFRTEFDDLFTDGIISAVEIGLGASGELKYPSFSERMGWRYPGIGEFQCYDKYSLQNLRKAATSRGHSFWAKGPDNAGYYNSKPHETGFFCERGDYDSYYGRFFLHWYRQVLIDHADNVVSLATLAFEGMQIVVKIPAIYWWYRTSSHAAELTAGYYNPTNQDGYSPVFEVLKKHSVTVKFVNSGLQVPAADDALADPEGLNWQILNSAWDKEINVAGQNAFPCYDREGLMRLVETAKPRNDPDRRRFSFFTFQQPSPLVQSAICFPELDYFIKCMHGEINYVDS
- the LOC107849935 gene encoding alcohol acyl transferase 1 allele RGa, whose amino-acid sequence is MTHTMSISITHHKPKLVIPAIETPRETKYLSEIDDQGSTRFQIPIIMFYKYNSSMKEKDPAKCIKDGLSKTLVFYYPLAGRLVEGPNRKLMVNCNGEGVLFVEADANVELEKLGDSIKPPCPYLDLLLHNVPDSDGIIGCPLLLVQVTRFSCGGFAVGLRLNHTMMDAYGLKMFLNALSELIQGASAPSILPVWQRDLLSARSSPCITCTHHEFDEQIESRIAWEFMEDKLTQQSFFFGNKEMEAIKNQVSSNCRSTKFELLVAFLWKCRTIALSLQPEEIVHLTYLINIRGKSLKLKLPSGYYGNAFITPAAVSKAGLLCSNPLSFAVELIKKLKDHANEEYIKSITDLVAIKGRPQLTKSWNFLVSDNRSVGFDEFDFGWGKPIFGGVPKAISFMSFGVPVKNRNERGILVAISLPPVAMKKFQDVVNKMTFKDMKELHIISRI